The Candidatus Roizmanbacteria bacterium CG_4_9_14_0_2_um_filter_38_17 genome contains the following window.
CCAAATCCAATTCCAGATTGGTAGATGTTTAAGGCGTCAAACCAGACATAAATTCTTTGGCTATCGTCTCCTGGAACAGGTACTCCCCAGTTTTTAGCTCTTTCGTTTGAACGAGAAATGCTAATATCTTTTAACCCTTGTTTTAGAAATCCGAGTACCTCGTTCTTGCGTGTTTGAGGAAGGATCTTTAGTTTATCATTAGATATTAGCTCAATTAGTTGTTTTTCATATTTTGAGAGTTTGAAGAAATAATTTTCTTCTTCAACTACTTCAAGTTCCTTTCCAGGGTGTTCAAAACATTCGCCATTTTCATTGAGTTCGTCTTTATCATAGAAAGTTTCACACCCCACACAGTAGGGGCCTTTGTATGTCTTGCTATAGATGTCTCCTGCTTTTGCACATAATTCCCATAACTTTTGACTAGAAGGAAAATGTATTTTTGCGTCGCTTCCTTTTTGGAAAATATCGTATTCAACATTTAGTTTTTTAGCTAAATCTAGAAATACTGCTGTATTTTCATCAACAAATTCCTGCACAGCTTTTCCAACTACTTCTGCAGCTTGTACATTTTTGAGTGCGTTTTCATCTCCTCCAGAGAGAAACATAACCTCTTGCCCGAGTAATTTATGATAGCGAGCAATTGTGTCTCCTTGTAAGAATTCAAGAGCGTGTCCGATGTGTGGAGCAGCGTTTACATAAGGAATTGCAGTTGTGACATAATATTTGCTCATTAGCTATATTTTAGCAGACTCTAGCGGAAACACGAGCTTTCTGGTAAAATTACCCTTCGTTTGTTTAAGTATTAATTATGCCAACAATAAATCAATTAGTTCGCTATGGTCGAAAAACACCTAAGAAAAAGGTTAAGGCAACGGCCTTGCGAAAAATGTATAACTCATTAACTCGCAAAACGCGTGAAGTTCCTGCCCCACAAAAGCGAGGCGTGGTGACGTTGGTTAAGACAATGACGCCAAAAAAACCAAATTCTGCACTTCGCAAAGTAGCTAGAGTACGTCTTTCTAATAGGCAAGAGATTACAGCGTATATTCAAGGTGAAGGACATAATCTTGGTGAGCACAATGTTGTGCTTGTCCGTGGAGGACGTGTCAAAGATTTACCAGGAGTTAAATATCATTTAGTTCGTGGTACTCAAGATTTGGAAGGTGTGGTTGGTCGCAAGTCTTCTCGTTCAAAATATGGGACTAAGAAGAGTGGGCAATCTAATGCTGCAGCACCAGCAAGGCAATCTGTACAACCAGCAGCAGATGTTGCGTCAGCCACGGAGGAAGAATAAATTATGCCAAGATCTAAAAAAGCAAAAATTCGTGAGCCAAAGCCAGACCCTATCTATAATAGCCAGATGGTGACAAGGCTAGTTAATGCATCAATGAAAAGTGGTAAAAAGAAAGTGGTAGAACGCCACATTTATGCTGCTTTAGAGCTGATTGCCGGCAAAGATAAGCAAAAAGATCCAATAGTCATACTGGAAGCTGCTATTGAAAACGTAGGTCCAACTAAAAAAGTTCGTCCTCGGAGAGTGGGGGGAGCTTCTTACTTGGTGCCAGTTTCCGTAAGTGCCAGGCAGCGATTATCTTTAGCAATGCGCTGGATTGTGGGTGCTGCAAATTCTCGATCAGGTCCTGAGAATAGAACATATAAAGCTAAGTTGGTGGCAGAACTCTTGGATGCAGCAGATAATAAAGGTGGAGCAGTAGAAAAGAAAGAGAATATGCACAAAGTAGCTGAAGCAAACAAAGCATTCGCACATTTCCGCTGGTAAGGCCATGGCAGACAAGAATACACGCGATTTTCCGTTAGATAGAGTTCGAAATATTGGAGTTATTGCCCATATTGATGCGGGTAAAACTACAACAACTGAGAGAATTCTGTATTACACTGGTAAAACCTATAAAATTGGCGAAGTCCATGAAGGCGCAGCTGTCATGGACTGGATGGTGCAAGAGCAAGAGCGAGGAATCACTATTACCTCTGCTGCTACAACAACATTTTGGAAAAATGTACGTATTAATATTATAGATACCCCAGGACACGTTGATTTCACAGCTGAAGTTGAGCGCTCGCTTCGCGTATTGGATGGAGCGGTAACTGTATTAGACGCTGAAGAAGGAGTTCAGAGTCAGTCAGAGACTGTCTGGAATCAGGCTAATAAATATAAAGTTCCTCGAGTTTGTTTTATTAATAAAATGGACAAAGTTGGAGCAGACTTTTTTGCAACAGTCCAGGATATTATTGATCGTTTGGGGGCAAATCCAGCGATTGTAATGTTGCCAATTGGAGCAGAAAATGACTTTAAAGGGATGGTTAATTTATTAGAGGAAAAAGCTTTGATCTGGTCTGGAAGTGATATGGATGCAAGTTACGAAGAGGTAGATATCCCCACAGATATGCAAGAGCTGGTAGAGAAGTATCGCAAGATACTTATTGAGCAGGTAGCCGAAACAGACGACACTTTAACGGAGAAGTTTCTTAATGGAGAAGAAATAAGTAAGGAAGATATAAAAAGTGCACTAAGAAAAGCTACTATAGCTTATAAATTAGTTCCTATTTACTGCGGATCTTCCCTTAAAAATAAAGGCATCCAACCTCTACTTGATGCTGTAATAGATTATCTTCCTTCACCACAAGATGTACCACCGATGGAAGGTAAAGATCCGCAAACGGGAGTAAGTGTTGTGCGTAAACCAAGTAAGGATGAGCCATTTTCTGCCTTAGTGTTTAAGATTCAACTGGATCCACATGTTGGGCAACTTGCTTACGCTCGGATTTACTCAGGAAAATTGGAATCAGGCTCATACATTAATAATGTTACCAAAGATAAGCAAGAAAGAGTGGGACGCATATTACTCATGCATGCAAATACTAGAGAAGACGTGAAAGAGGCATTTGCGGGTGAAATAGTGGCGTTAGTAGGCTTAAAAAATGCTAGTACAGGCGATACATTAACGGATAAAGATCATCAGATATTACTAGAGACAATTTCTTTTCCAGAAACAGTAATTTCTTTAGCAATTGAGCCAAAGACTAAACAAGATCAGGAAAAAATGTCACAGGCGCTCCGTAGATTAATGG
Protein-coding sequences here:
- a CDS encoding methionine--tRNA ligase, with the translated sequence MSKYYVTTAIPYVNAAPHIGHALEFLQGDTIARYHKLLGQEVMFLSGGDENALKNVQAAEVVGKAVQEFVDENTAVFLDLAKKLNVEYDIFQKGSDAKIHFPSSQKLWELCAKAGDIYSKTYKGPYCVGCETFYDKDELNENGECFEHPGKELEVVEEENYFFKLSKYEKQLIELISNDKLKILPQTRKNEVLGFLKQGLKDISISRSNERAKNWGVPVPGDDSQRIYVWFDALNIYQSGIGFGWDEKSYSKWWPADIHVIGKGIIRFHAVYWIAFLLSAGLKLPKEIFAHGYITVEGQKMSKTIGNVVDPFELIKKYGVDPLRYYLLREIPSYSDGDFSSSRFQELYNADLANGLGNLVARVSTLAAKAKLSISDIELKLYPEVERYLKVYRFDQALEFIWNDKITSLDKKIDKRKPWKLEGDKLSNSLMDIILEIKIIAYNLKPFLPSTANTIIKQLSGTITKGGVLFPRLE
- a CDS encoding 30S ribosomal protein S12 — translated: MPTINQLVRYGRKTPKKKVKATALRKMYNSLTRKTREVPAPQKRGVVTLVKTMTPKKPNSALRKVARVRLSNRQEITAYIQGEGHNLGEHNVVLVRGGRVKDLPGVKYHLVRGTQDLEGVVGRKSSRSKYGTKKSGQSNAAAPARQSVQPAADVASATEEE
- a CDS encoding 30S ribosomal protein S7, with the protein product MPRSKKAKIREPKPDPIYNSQMVTRLVNASMKSGKKKVVERHIYAALELIAGKDKQKDPIVILEAAIENVGPTKKVRPRRVGGASYLVPVSVSARQRLSLAMRWIVGAANSRSGPENRTYKAKLVAELLDAADNKGGAVEKKENMHKVAEANKAFAHFRW
- the fusA gene encoding elongation factor G; the encoded protein is MADKNTRDFPLDRVRNIGVIAHIDAGKTTTTERILYYTGKTYKIGEVHEGAAVMDWMVQEQERGITITSAATTTFWKNVRINIIDTPGHVDFTAEVERSLRVLDGAVTVLDAEEGVQSQSETVWNQANKYKVPRVCFINKMDKVGADFFATVQDIIDRLGANPAIVMLPIGAENDFKGMVNLLEEKALIWSGSDMDASYEEVDIPTDMQELVEKYRKILIEQVAETDDTLTEKFLNGEEISKEDIKSALRKATIAYKLVPIYCGSSLKNKGIQPLLDAVIDYLPSPQDVPPMEGKDPQTGVSVVRKPSKDEPFSALVFKIQLDPHVGQLAYARIYSGKLESGSYINNVTKDKQERVGRILLMHANTREDVKEAFAGEIVALVGLKNASTGDTLTDKDHQILLETISFPETVISLAIEPKTKQDQEKMSQALRRLMDEDPTFGVKTDEDTGQTIISGMGELHLEVLVDRMKREFNVEANVGKPQVSYKETIREKAQAEGKYIKQSGGRGQYGHCFIRIEPQERGTGFVFENKIKGGAIPKEFVPAIEKGIKEAAERGIVAGYPMVDIKIELYDGTYHDVDSSEVAFKIAGSMAFQSAAKQADPTLTEPIMKVEVTTPPDFVGDVIGDLSAKRAQIQGTVTRGKAQIITALVPLAELPGYSTILRSMTQGRATYYMEPSHYEEVPRNIQEKIVESRS